From Flavobacterium sp. 102, a single genomic window includes:
- a CDS encoding DUF4407 domain-containing protein, which produces MLKRFFLLCSGVDSDIVNSCSNGEQNKYAGIGATVFFTAVMAFIAGSYALYTVFDNIYTAVFFGLIWGFLIFNLDRFIVSTIKKRDRFLDEFIQASPRILLAIIIAIVISKPLEIKIFEKEINTVLLKEKNEMAIANKNQVSNYFKGDVDKNKAEMDSLKSSIAKKEKEVSALYDSYITEAEGSAGTKKMGKGPIYKEKRAAHDLAIKQLDSLKISSAKIIAEKETRSKTLQADLDKKVSESQPIIDSFDGLMARINALGKLPWLPSFFIMLLFLAIETSPIFAKLLSPKGEYDLKQEDQEMGIKNIIEQNRYQSELQKKTDAEIYDKVYADIRDDKELYHYKKKGAIELLKLQADGFVDKQKKSM; this is translated from the coding sequence ATGTTAAAACGTTTCTTCCTTCTTTGTTCCGGTGTCGACAGTGACATCGTGAACTCTTGTTCCAATGGCGAACAAAACAAATACGCAGGCATTGGCGCTACCGTATTTTTTACAGCAGTAATGGCATTTATTGCCGGCAGTTATGCGCTTTATACCGTTTTCGACAATATTTATACCGCGGTTTTCTTTGGATTGATTTGGGGATTTTTAATCTTCAATCTCGATCGGTTTATCGTTTCTACCATCAAAAAAAGAGATCGTTTTTTAGACGAATTTATTCAAGCTTCGCCTCGAATTTTGTTGGCCATTATCATCGCCATCGTGATATCGAAACCCTTGGAAATAAAAATTTTTGAAAAAGAAATCAATACCGTTTTATTAAAGGAGAAAAATGAAATGGCGATTGCCAATAAAAATCAGGTGTCTAATTATTTCAAAGGCGATGTTGATAAAAACAAAGCCGAAATGGACAGCTTAAAGTCATCGATTGCCAAAAAAGAAAAAGAGGTTTCGGCCTTATACGATTCCTATATTACTGAAGCTGAAGGTTCAGCCGGAACGAAAAAAATGGGCAAAGGTCCAATATACAAAGAGAAACGTGCCGCACATGATTTGGCCATCAAACAATTGGATTCGTTAAAAATATCAAGTGCCAAAATCATCGCCGAAAAAGAAACCCGAAGCAAAACACTTCAAGCTGATTTGGATAAAAAAGTTTCCGAATCTCAGCCTATCATTGACAGTTTCGATGGATTAATGGCAAGAATTAATGCTTTAGGAAAATTGCCTTGGTTGCCATCCTTTTTTATCATGTTGTTGTTTTTAGCGATAGAAACTTCTCCTATTTTCGCCAAATTATTATCCCCAAAAGGCGAATACGATTTGAAACAAGAAGACCAAGAAATGGGCATCAAAAATATCATTGAGCAAAACCGCTACCAAAGCGAATTGCAAAAGAAAACCGATGCCGAGATTTACGATAAGGTTTATGCCGACATTCGCGACGACAAAGAATTATACCACTACAAGAAAAAAGGTGCTATCGAATTGCTCAAACTTCAAGCTGATGGTTTTGTGGATAAGCAGAAGAAATCGATGTAG
- a CDS encoding T9SS type A sorting domain-containing protein has product MKHFYLFFCLLFCGLVNGQIINFPDANFKAKLMQPYVAVTNNPNDIYLDSNNDGELEVSEVDNVWQLDVSNANISDLTGIEYFTSLKYLNCNNNLLTTISILAPTALSMLYANHNALTSVSVNWDSFKEGLDLSYNNLTSYTIESGTYYETVNLSHNQLTSLVIDNATFEFFSVSHNNLTTIQVNGTTSAYSSADFRNNQFSLLDLSLFSFNNECDVFLGNNMVDRVLFSENYIQPGNIYYNSNNTFFDLGNFRMITSCDPEDQGHLSISNSPNLEYVILKNGFNHTTVSCNEGGDIFQNPALSLSIWSCPNLSFICVDDGERPNIQSRINQLGLQNQVQVNSYCTFTPGGIYYTVSGETKFDFNANGCHINDFPIPYQEFTITNGSETGTIISDASGNYTLNVGFGTHTITPVLENSAAFAITPANVTVNFPTQNSPLNQNFCLSAGAAIHDFDITLIPLSPAVSGFDANYKIVYKNTGNTIDSGMILLNFPDATLDFVAASITPTAILGGALSWSFANLLPFETRTINLTFNLNSPMETPPLNSNDVLSYTTSISETDAAIPYLNTHSLNQTVVNSFDPNDKICLEGESLSNDFIGNYVSYRIRFENTGTFPAQNIVVKDVIDATKFDISTLTPITGSHSFFTRITGNTAEFIFENINLPFDDSINDGYLVFKIKLLPSVIQGVTFSNQASIFFDYNFPIVTNTTSSVIAVLGQNDFEADNLFTIHPVPAKNILHIETMDNLDVKAIEIYNNLGQIVQKEIGNKQTINVSRLAKGSYYLKIKTDDSSYSKQFLKE; this is encoded by the coding sequence ATGAAACATTTTTACTTATTCTTTTGCTTACTCTTCTGCGGTTTAGTTAATGGACAAATCATCAATTTTCCGGATGCTAATTTTAAAGCGAAATTGATGCAGCCTTATGTAGCAGTGACCAATAATCCAAATGATATATATCTTGATTCCAATAACGATGGTGAGCTTGAAGTGAGTGAAGTTGACAATGTTTGGCAACTGGATGTGTCCAATGCGAACATTTCAGATTTAACAGGGATAGAATACTTTACCAGTTTAAAATACCTCAATTGTAATAACAATTTACTGACTACAATCTCTATATTGGCGCCGACAGCTTTGTCAATGTTGTACGCCAATCACAATGCCTTAACTTCAGTTAGTGTAAATTGGGATTCCTTTAAAGAAGGTCTTGATTTGAGTTATAACAATCTTACCTCTTATACGATTGAAAGCGGTACTTATTACGAAACCGTTAATCTGAGTCACAATCAGCTTACGAGTTTAGTCATTGATAATGCTACTTTTGAGTTTTTCAGTGTCAGTCATAATAATTTAACGACCATTCAAGTTAATGGAACTACTTCTGCTTATTCCAGTGCCGATTTTAGGAATAATCAATTTTCACTTTTAGATCTTTCACTTTTTAGTTTTAACAATGAGTGTGATGTTTTTCTTGGAAATAACATGGTTGACAGAGTCCTTTTTAGTGAAAATTACATACAACCGGGGAATATTTATTATAACTCCAACAACACTTTTTTTGATTTAGGAAATTTTAGGATGATTACTTCTTGTGATCCGGAAGATCAAGGGCATCTCAGTATTTCTAATAGTCCAAATTTGGAATATGTCATTTTAAAAAACGGATTCAATCATACTACTGTTAGTTGTAATGAAGGAGGTGATATTTTTCAAAATCCTGCATTAAGCTTGAGTATTTGGAGTTGTCCTAATTTATCCTTTATCTGTGTGGACGATGGCGAAAGGCCTAATATTCAATCAAGAATCAACCAATTGGGGTTGCAAAATCAGGTTCAGGTCAATTCTTATTGCACATTCACTCCTGGTGGCATTTATTATACGGTAAGCGGAGAAACAAAATTTGATTTTAATGCCAATGGGTGTCATATTAATGATTTCCCAATTCCTTATCAAGAGTTTACCATTACCAATGGCAGTGAAACAGGCACTATAATTTCTGATGCTTCCGGGAATTATACACTAAATGTTGGTTTCGGAACGCACACCATAACACCGGTTCTTGAGAATTCAGCAGCATTTGCAATCACACCAGCCAATGTCACGGTCAATTTTCCAACCCAAAACAGTCCGCTGAATCAAAACTTTTGTTTGTCCGCAGGCGCAGCAATACATGATTTTGATATTACCTTAATTCCGCTAAGTCCAGCGGTTTCTGGATTTGATGCAAATTATAAAATAGTCTACAAGAATACCGGAAACACTATTGACAGTGGAATGATATTACTAAATTTTCCCGATGCAACTTTGGATTTTGTTGCTGCTTCAATCACTCCAACAGCCATTTTAGGTGGAGCTTTGAGTTGGTCATTTGCGAATTTATTGCCGTTTGAAACCCGAACAATAAACTTAACGTTCAATCTTAACAGTCCGATGGAAACGCCTCCATTGAATAGCAATGATGTGTTGAGTTATACAACTTCTATAAGCGAAACCGATGCAGCAATACCGTATCTTAATACCCATTCATTGAATCAGACTGTCGTGAATTCTTTTGATCCAAATGATAAAATTTGTTTAGAAGGAGAATCGTTGAGCAATGATTTTATTGGGAATTATGTTTCCTATCGAATCAGATTTGAAAACACAGGCACTTTTCCGGCACAAAACATAGTGGTAAAAGATGTTATTGATGCTACCAAATTTGATATTTCAACTTTAACGCCAATCACCGGAAGCCATAGTTTCTTCACAAGAATTACGGGAAATACCGCTGAATTTATTTTTGAAAATATCAACTTGCCATTTGATGATTCTATCAATGATGGCTATTTGGTTTTCAAAATAAAATTGTTGCCGAGCGTAATTCAAGGCGTGACGTTTAGCAATCAAGCGAGTATTTTCTTTGATTATAATTTTCCGATTGTTACCAATACTACAAGTTCTGTAATTGCCGTTTTAGGGCAAAATGATTTTGAGGCAGATAATCTATTTACGATTCATCCTGTTCCGGCTAAAAATATTTTACATATTGAGACAATGGATAACTTAGATGTCAAAGCGATTGAAATCTATAATAACTTAGGGCAAATTGTCCAAAAAGAAATTGGAAATAAACAAACCATCAACGTTTCACGACTGGCAAAGGGAAGTTATTATTTGAAAATCAAAACAGATGATTCCAGCTATTCGAAGCAGTTTTTAAAAGAATAG
- a CDS encoding energy transducer TonB → MTDFLITSTIGLIVFLGFYHLVLEKEKMHQFNRFYLLFSIAISLVLPFITFEIIKEIPVTAIPEPIYMPIPISPEIVPATETINYTSLFLWGLYGLTTLILVFRFGKNIWKLTSKSNSNPIIKYKNAQLVLIDEKILPHTFLNSIFINFDDYNLRKIEDELYTHELVHVTQKHTLDILFVESLKTVFWFNPLFYFYKKAIQLNHEFLADEKVVVTYNNIPFYQSLLLQKGSKNPTICLASNLNYLVTKKRLIMMTKNTSKTLALLKKATILPIIFGLIYLCCVEIVAQETALPTTNKAEKSITNEDKIRDRYYSNVRVILKDARNGTTIDKMYEELTLEEKRKYLSWVPDMIIEKEIPEPLFQKMKTKNMAVWINGKTSSAAEIQKYKRTDFSHYTYSFVHKNARSKRFPQEYQYTLYTKKYFDENLKNSHLHFGNDTLKMVISNYKKNKVDEILNQSNPDTIVWHTKGKEEYNLYVKDTVKKSKIIEKPKPTYNPEVPIKKDSSDVKSVAELTEKPEFELGLEAFFKYIGANYKIPEEVTKNKLKGKVFASFIVEKDGSLSNIKILRDMGYGTGEEAERVLKNSPKWKPGKIDGKPVRTMYSLPISIKSE, encoded by the coding sequence ATGACCGACTTCCTAATTACATCAACCATAGGCCTAATCGTTTTTCTTGGTTTCTATCATTTAGTACTAGAAAAAGAAAAAATGCACCAATTCAATCGGTTTTACTTATTGTTTTCGATTGCAATTTCACTCGTGCTTCCGTTTATAACTTTTGAAATAATCAAAGAAATTCCGGTTACAGCAATTCCAGAACCGATTTACATGCCGATTCCAATTTCACCTGAAATCGTTCCGGCAACCGAAACCATCAATTATACTTCACTTTTTTTATGGGGTTTATATGGATTGACAACACTTATTCTTGTGTTCAGATTCGGTAAAAACATTTGGAAACTAACTTCAAAATCAAATTCCAATCCAATTATAAAATACAAAAACGCGCAATTGGTTTTAATTGATGAAAAAATACTTCCACATACTTTTTTGAATTCTATTTTTATCAATTTTGACGACTACAATCTGCGAAAAATTGAAGACGAATTATACACCCACGAATTGGTTCATGTTACTCAAAAACACACGTTAGATATCTTGTTTGTTGAATCTTTGAAAACCGTTTTTTGGTTCAATCCTCTATTTTATTTCTATAAAAAAGCCATCCAACTCAACCATGAATTCCTCGCCGATGAAAAAGTGGTGGTAACCTATAATAATATTCCGTTTTACCAAAGCTTGCTATTGCAAAAAGGAAGTAAGAACCCAACGATTTGCTTGGCCAGTAATTTGAATTATTTAGTAACCAAAAAACGCTTAATCATGATGACTAAAAACACTTCTAAAACATTGGCTTTGCTAAAAAAAGCAACCATTTTACCCATAATTTTCGGATTGATTTATTTATGCTGTGTGGAAATTGTGGCGCAAGAAACAGCATTACCGACAACAAATAAGGCTGAAAAAAGCATAACTAATGAAGATAAGATTAGAGATCGTTATTACTCCAACGTCAGAGTCATTTTGAAAGATGCAAGGAACGGTACAACGATTGACAAAATGTATGAAGAACTAACCCTTGAAGAAAAAAGAAAGTATTTGAGTTGGGTTCCCGATATGATTATCGAAAAAGAAATTCCGGAACCTTTGTTTCAGAAAATGAAAACCAAAAATATGGCGGTGTGGATTAATGGCAAAACAAGTAGCGCAGCCGAGATTCAAAAGTACAAGAGAACCGATTTTTCGCATTATACTTATAGTTTTGTGCACAAAAATGCCCGTTCAAAACGTTTTCCTCAAGAATACCAATACACGTTGTATACCAAAAAATATTTTGACGAAAATCTAAAAAACAGCCATTTGCATTTCGGAAATGACACTTTAAAAATGGTCATCTCAAATTACAAAAAAAACAAAGTCGATGAAATCCTAAACCAAAGCAATCCGGACACAATCGTTTGGCATACCAAAGGAAAGGAAGAGTATAATTTATATGTCAAAGATACAGTCAAAAAAAGTAAAATTATCGAGAAACCAAAACCAACCTACAATCCGGAAGTACCCATAAAAAAAGACAGTAGTGATGTTAAATCTGTAGCTGAATTGACTGAAAAACCCGAGTTTGAATTAGGACTGGAAGCCTTTTTCAAATACATTGGCGCCAACTATAAAATACCGGAAGAAGTAACCAAAAACAAACTAAAAGGAAAGGTTTTTGCCAGTTTCATCGTGGAGAAAGACGGAAGTTTATCCAACATAAAAATCCTCAGAGACATGGGTTACGGTACTGGAGAAGAAGCCGAAAGAGTCTTGAAAAATTCACCCAAATGGAAACCGGGAAAAATAGACGGAAAACCGGTGAGAACAATGTACAGTTTGCCAATTTCCATAAAATCTGAGTAG
- a CDS encoding BlaI/MecI/CopY family transcriptional regulator, with amino-acid sequence MQLSNSEEQLMEHLWKLEKAFMKDLLEAFPEPKPATTTVATLLKRMIDKKFVAYNEYGNSREYYPLVKKSDYFSKHVNGLIKNFFNDSASQFASFFTTSTNLSEKELEDLKKIIDVELQKKKK; translated from the coding sequence ATGCAGTTATCCAATTCAGAAGAACAATTAATGGAACATTTGTGGAAATTGGAGAAAGCCTTCATGAAAGATTTATTAGAAGCCTTTCCCGAACCCAAACCGGCAACGACAACCGTGGCAACACTTTTGAAAAGAATGATTGACAAAAAGTTTGTGGCTTACAACGAATATGGAAACTCACGAGAATATTATCCGTTAGTCAAAAAATCGGATTATTTCTCCAAACACGTCAACGGATTGATTAAAAACTTCTTTAACGATTCGGCTTCTCAGTTTGCTTCCTTCTTTACGACTTCAACCAATTTATCGGAAAAAGAATTAGAAGACCTAAAAAAAATTATTGATGTTGAACTTCAAAAAAAGAAAAAATGA
- a CDS encoding dipeptidase, which yields MDNIKNYVQQNKERFINELIELLKIPSVSADSAYAQDVINTADAVKASLEKAGCNFVEICETPGYPIVFGEHIIDKNLPTVLVYGHYDVQPPDPIDLWTSPPFEPVIKTTEIHPEGAIFARGACDDKGQMYMHVKAFEYMIQSNSLPCNVKFMIEGEEEVGSKSLGWFVEKNQDKLSCDVILISDTGMISNQQPSITTGLRGLSYVEVEVTGPNRDLHSGLYGGAVANPINVLTKMIASLHDENNHITIPGFYDKVEELSAAERAEMAKAPFSLDKYKQALDIADIYGETGYVTNERNSIRPTLDVNGIWGGYTGEGAKTVIASKAYAKISMRLVPNQDWEEITELFKNHFESIAPKAVKVKVTPHHGGQGYVTPIDSIGYKAANKAYTETFGVQAIPVRSGGSIPIVALFEKELKSKTILMGFGLDSDAIHSPNEHFGVFNYLKGIETIPLFYKYFVELSK from the coding sequence ATGGACAACATCAAAAATTACGTTCAACAAAACAAAGAACGTTTTATAAATGAGTTAATTGAACTCCTAAAAATCCCTTCCGTAAGTGCCGACAGCGCTTATGCCCAAGACGTAATCAACACCGCCGATGCCGTAAAAGCCAGCTTGGAAAAAGCCGGTTGTAACTTTGTAGAAATTTGCGAAACGCCGGGTTATCCAATTGTTTTTGGGGAACATATCATCGACAAGAATTTACCAACGGTTCTGGTTTACGGTCATTATGATGTGCAACCGCCGGATCCAATTGATTTATGGACTTCGCCTCCATTCGAACCGGTAATCAAAACTACTGAAATCCATCCGGAAGGAGCGATTTTTGCCCGTGGCGCTTGTGATGACAAAGGTCAGATGTACATGCACGTCAAGGCTTTTGAATACATGATCCAAAGCAATTCGCTTCCGTGTAACGTGAAATTCATGATTGAAGGTGAAGAAGAAGTGGGTTCCAAAAGTCTAGGCTGGTTCGTAGAAAAAAACCAAGACAAACTAAGTTGCGATGTGATTTTAATTTCTGATACCGGAATGATATCCAACCAACAGCCATCAATTACAACCGGTTTGCGTGGTTTGAGTTATGTAGAAGTAGAAGTAACCGGACCAAATCGCGACCTACATTCAGGTTTATACGGTGGCGCTGTAGCCAATCCGATTAATGTGTTGACTAAGATGATTGCTTCGTTGCATGACGAAAACAACCACATTACCATTCCCGGTTTTTATGACAAAGTAGAAGAACTTTCCGCTGCAGAAAGAGCTGAAATGGCGAAAGCACCATTCTCTTTAGACAAATACAAACAAGCGTTAGACATCGCCGATATTTATGGTGAAACCGGTTATGTAACCAATGAAAGAAACTCGATTCGTCCGACCTTAGACGTTAACGGAATTTGGGGCGGTTATACCGGCGAAGGTGCCAAAACGGTTATTGCGAGCAAAGCTTACGCCAAAATCTCGATGCGTTTGGTACCCAACCAAGACTGGGAAGAAATCACCGAATTATTTAAAAACCACTTCGAAAGCATCGCTCCAAAAGCGGTAAAAGTAAAAGTAACACCGCATCACGGCGGACAAGGTTATGTAACGCCAATTGACAGCATTGGTTATAAAGCCGCGAACAAAGCCTATACAGAAACCTTCGGCGTGCAAGCCATTCCGGTGCGTTCCGGCGGAAGTATTCCGATTGTGGCTTTATTTGAAAAAGAATTAAAATCAAAAACTATCTTGATGGGATTCGGTTTAGATTCTGATGCAATTCACTCGCCTAACGAGCATTTCGGAGTATTTAATTACTTAAAAGGGATTGAAACGATTCCATTGTTTTATAAATATTTTGTGGAGTTGAGTAAGTAA